A genomic window from Flavobacterium hankyongi includes:
- a CDS encoding biotin--[acetyl-CoA-carboxylase] ligase — protein MKLIKLNAIDSTNDFLKKMSQNQELENFTVVLAETQNKGKGQQGAKWLSEPGKNLITSILISNTISDIRGVFLLNISVALSIIEALKTLKIPSLHIKWPNDIMSENKKIAGILIESLIKEKGKIESIVGIGLNVNQTKFEDLTKASSLKNITDKEFDIEYILNKIVTELKLNIEKILFNQEAYLWENYHKWLYKKGTPMAFENEQGERFMGIIQGVNKDGKLEIILENDLVKQYGIKEIKMLY, from the coding sequence ATGAAATTAATCAAACTCAATGCCATAGATTCTACTAACGATTTTTTGAAGAAGATGTCACAAAATCAGGAGCTAGAAAATTTCACTGTAGTACTTGCCGAAACTCAAAATAAAGGGAAAGGACAACAAGGAGCAAAATGGCTTTCAGAGCCAGGAAAGAACCTAATAACCAGTATTTTAATATCAAACACTATAAGCGACATTAGAGGTGTGTTTTTACTAAATATTTCAGTGGCATTGAGTATCATTGAAGCCTTAAAAACTTTAAAAATTCCTTCTTTGCATATTAAATGGCCAAACGACATTATGTCAGAAAATAAAAAAATTGCTGGCATATTAATTGAAAGTTTAATAAAAGAAAAAGGGAAAATTGAGTCTATTGTTGGTATTGGTCTAAATGTAAACCAAACAAAATTTGAGGATTTAACTAAGGCCAGTTCACTAAAAAACATTACTGACAAAGAATTTGACATTGAATATATACTAAACAAAATAGTAACAGAGCTAAAACTCAATATTGAAAAAATACTTTTTAATCAAGAAGCATATTTATGGGAAAACTATCACAAATGGCTTTACAAAAAAGGTACTCCAATGGCATTTGAAAACGAACAAGGAGAACGATTTATGGGTATAATTCAAGGAGTTAACAAAGATGGAAAACTAGAAATAATACTCGAAAACGATTTGGTTAAACAATACGGAATCAAAGAAATTAAGATGCTTTATTAA
- a CDS encoding 2,3,4,5-tetrahydropyridine-2,6-dicarboxylate N-succinyltransferase translates to MQKLQSIIEQAWENRALLQEEATQKAIREVVDLLDAGTLRVAEPTAEGWQVNEWVKKAVVMYFPIQKMETFEVGIFEYHDKIPLKRGYAEKGIRVVPHAVARHGAYISKGVIMMPSYVNIGAYVDEGTMVDTWATVGSCAQIGKDVHLSGGVGIGGVLEPLQAAPVIIEDGAFVGSRCIVVEGVRVEKEAVLGANVCLTASTKIIDVTGPEPVEYKGIVPARSVVIPGSYAKKFEAGEYQVPCALIIGKRKPSTDLKTSLNDALREYNVAV, encoded by the coding sequence ATGCAAAAGTTACAATCAATTATAGAACAGGCTTGGGAAAACAGAGCTTTATTACAAGAAGAAGCAACTCAAAAAGCGATTAGAGAAGTTGTTGATTTACTAGACGCAGGAACTTTACGCGTTGCAGAACCAACAGCTGAAGGTTGGCAGGTAAACGAATGGGTAAAAAAAGCAGTAGTAATGTACTTTCCTATTCAAAAAATGGAAACATTTGAAGTTGGTATTTTTGAATATCATGATAAAATTCCACTAAAAAGAGGTTATGCTGAAAAAGGGATTCGTGTAGTTCCTCATGCTGTAGCGCGTCATGGTGCTTACATTTCAAAAGGTGTGATTATGATGCCAAGTTATGTAAACATTGGTGCTTATGTAGATGAGGGAACTATGGTAGATACATGGGCAACTGTAGGAAGTTGTGCTCAAATAGGTAAAGATGTTCACTTGAGTGGTGGTGTTGGTATTGGTGGTGTTTTAGAGCCATTACAAGCTGCTCCAGTTATCATCGAAGATGGTGCTTTTGTTGGTTCTCGTTGTATAGTTGTAGAAGGTGTTCGTGTTGAAAAAGAAGCTGTATTGGGCGCTAATGTATGTTTAACAGCATCAACTAAAATTATAGATGTTACAGGTCCTGAACCAGTAGAATACAAAGGTATTGTTCCAGCTCGTTCTGTAGTAATCCCTGGAAGCTATGCTAAAAAGTTTGAAGCTGGTGAATACCAAGTTCCTTGCGCTTTAATTATTGGTAAACGTAAACCATCAACTGATTTAAAAACATCATTAAACGATGCTTTACGTGAATATAACGTAGCAGTATAA
- a CDS encoding META domain-containing protein, protein MKTNKYIQVLLAAFIIILLNGCSSQKTTNYKRQWMLVTFKDYTKEFLIEKKAALNLSPIQGEDNSESGTAYMGCNNIRLKAKFSNDGKVTFSDLISTRMFCPENLENDFSKAIEKITHYKIEGHFLYLYNEKEQQMKFIAADWD, encoded by the coding sequence ATGAAGACAAATAAATACATTCAAGTTCTGCTTGCCGCATTTATTATTATACTATTAAATGGTTGTAGTTCACAGAAAACAACAAATTACAAAAGACAATGGATGTTGGTTACTTTTAAGGATTATACCAAAGAATTTTTAATAGAAAAAAAAGCCGCATTAAATCTTTCTCCAATACAAGGCGAAGATAATTCTGAATCTGGTACTGCTTACATGGGTTGCAACAATATAAGATTGAAAGCCAAATTTTCCAATGATGGTAAAGTCACTTTCTCTGACCTGATAAGTACACGTATGTTTTGTCCTGAAAATCTTGAAAATGACTTTTCAAAAGCAATAGAAAAAATAACTCATTATAAAATTGAAGGTCATTTCCTTTATTTATACAATGAAAAAGAACAGCAAATGAAGTTTATTGCCGCTGATTGGGATTGA
- a CDS encoding phosphatidylserine decarboxylase family protein produces MFHKEGSKIILTASVIVILSVLLADKFIDIAWLRMAIQIVALFFYVMILQFFRNPNRTVAPNENQIVAPVDGKVVVIEEVFEEEYFKDKRLMVSIFMSPINVHVTRYAVSGKVKYSKYHPGKYLVAWHPKASTENERTSVVIESKVFGEIMYRQIAGALAKRIVNYAEEGTEVVQGTDAGFIKFGSRVDLYLPLGTKVNVKLNEKATGNKTVIAIG; encoded by the coding sequence ATGTTTCATAAAGAAGGATCAAAGATCATTTTAACAGCTTCGGTAATTGTAATTCTTTCCGTTTTATTAGCCGATAAATTTATAGATATTGCTTGGTTAAGAATGGCCATTCAAATTGTTGCATTATTTTTTTATGTAATGATTTTACAATTTTTTAGAAATCCTAATCGAACAGTAGCACCAAACGAGAATCAAATCGTTGCGCCTGTTGACGGTAAAGTTGTTGTTATCGAAGAGGTTTTTGAAGAAGAATATTTTAAAGATAAAAGATTAATGGTGTCTATTTTTATGTCGCCTATTAATGTTCATGTGACAAGATATGCAGTTTCTGGAAAGGTAAAGTATAGTAAATATCATCCTGGGAAATATTTAGTGGCATGGCATCCAAAAGCTAGTACCGAAAACGAACGTACATCTGTAGTAATTGAAAGTAAGGTTTTTGGTGAAATCATGTATCGTCAAATAGCTGGAGCTCTTGCTAAACGTATAGTAAATTACGCTGAAGAAGGAACTGAAGTTGTTCAAGGAACCGATGCAGGTTTTATTAAATTTGGATCAAGAGTAGATTTATATTTGCCTTTAGGAACAAAAGTAAATGTAAAGCTTAACGAAAAAGCTACAGGAAATAAAACAGTTATTGCAATTGGATAA
- a CDS encoding superoxide dismutase, whose amino-acid sequence MKNNKILYISFIAVSTLVSCKKDTLVEVVDVPDTPIVKIEQKGGKPSDIKANEGAFSLYALPFDYNELEPDFDAATMELHYSKHYLGYVNNLNKSIVGTKYEILELDPILKNLNLSDAVIRDNAGGVYNHTFFFEALAPKAGGEPSGSLLESINKDFGSFDEFRRQFVETSVRLTGSGWTWLVSDKTGKLKIVSSANNDNPLMKNLGISGIPILNLDMWEHAYYLKFQTRKREYANTFFSVINWEVAQKRYEAFGKSARVEVTEGTTTTTEAPVQQTTQPVKQPTPVKQPENSVDEFQ is encoded by the coding sequence ATGAAAAATAATAAAATTTTATACATCAGTTTTATTGCTGTTTCTACATTAGTTTCTTGTAAAAAAGACACTTTGGTTGAAGTGGTTGACGTGCCAGATACTCCTATAGTTAAAATTGAACAAAAAGGAGGAAAGCCTTCAGATATTAAGGCAAATGAAGGGGCTTTTAGTCTTTATGCATTGCCTTTTGATTATAATGAATTAGAGCCAGATTTTGATGCTGCTACTATGGAATTGCATTATTCTAAGCATTATTTAGGATACGTAAATAATTTGAATAAGTCAATTGTTGGTACCAAGTATGAAATTTTAGAACTTGATCCTATATTAAAAAATTTAAATTTATCTGATGCCGTTATTAGAGATAATGCTGGAGGAGTTTATAACCATACTTTTTTCTTTGAAGCACTTGCGCCAAAAGCAGGAGGGGAACCATCAGGTAGTTTATTAGAGTCTATTAATAAGGATTTTGGTTCTTTTGATGAATTTAGAAGACAATTTGTAGAGACTTCTGTAAGACTCACAGGTTCTGGATGGACATGGTTGGTTTCAGATAAGACTGGAAAGCTTAAAATTGTCAGTTCTGCAAATAATGATAATCCGTTGATGAAAAATTTAGGAATTTCAGGTATTCCAATTTTGAATCTTGATATGTGGGAACATGCTTATTATTTAAAGTTTCAAACAAGAAAAAGAGAATATGCAAATACTTTTTTTAGTGTAATAAATTGGGAAGTAGCTCAAAAAAGATATGAAGCTTTTGGTAAATCTGCAAGAGTTGAAGTTACAGAAGGAACAACAACAACAACAGAAGCTCCAGTACAGCAAACTACTCAGCCTGTAAAACAACCGACCCCTGTGAAGCAACCAGAAAATAGTGTTGATGAGTTTCAATAA
- a CDS encoding glycosyltransferase family 2 protein yields MKISGLVITYNEEKHIGKCIDALNKICDEVIVVDSLSIDNTVKIAEEKGAKVILQSFLGDGPQRIHGLDYCKNNWILNLDADEILATDAEEFIKSGKYENDEFDHYAFRLYNFMGGDKLINFSGWYPDYTVRFFNKKTASPSNDRVHQKVSGLKKKELEVHINHYAWENFNQLIAKKNLYSSWHAQQLYDQGKRVRSFKPVLNGLVSFFRLYFFKKGIFKGIDGITFALIQAFSTYMKYAKLIEIQNKNSFK; encoded by the coding sequence ATGAAGATTAGTGGGTTAGTTATAACGTATAACGAAGAGAAGCATATAGGTAAATGTATTGATGCACTTAATAAAATTTGTGATGAAGTAATTGTGGTTGATTCATTAAGTATTGATAATACAGTAAAAATAGCAGAAGAAAAAGGTGCTAAGGTTATTTTGCAATCTTTTTTAGGAGATGGTCCTCAACGAATCCATGGGCTTGATTACTGTAAAAATAATTGGATTTTGAATCTTGATGCTGATGAAATTTTAGCTACTGATGCTGAAGAATTTATAAAATCTGGTAAATATGAAAATGATGAGTTCGATCACTATGCTTTTAGATTGTATAATTTTATGGGAGGAGATAAATTAATCAACTTTTCAGGTTGGTATCCAGATTATACAGTTAGGTTTTTCAATAAAAAAACTGCTTCACCATCAAATGACAGAGTCCATCAAAAAGTCTCTGGTTTGAAGAAAAAAGAACTTGAAGTTCATATAAATCATTACGCTTGGGAAAATTTTAATCAATTAATTGCTAAAAAGAATTTGTACTCTTCTTGGCATGCCCAACAACTTTATGATCAAGGAAAAAGAGTAAGGAGTTTTAAACCCGTTTTAAATGGCTTGGTAAGTTTTTTTAGACTTTATTTTTTTAAAAAAGGAATTTTTAAAGGCATTGATGGTATTACTTTCGCATTAATTCAGGCCTTTTCAACTTATATGAAATATGCTAAACTCATTGAAATTCAAAATAAAAATAGCTTTAAGTAA
- a CDS encoding polysaccharide deacetylase family protein: MSKLPILMYHNVTDDVSKSIDLTISKEKLESHFKFLHEKKYKTFHFDELEGITKLPKKSVVITFDDVTENQLVYAVPLLEKYQLKASFFVPFSYVGNYDYWIEGKEKIMSVEQLNGLDSNLIELGYHSFEHKKYASMSEEELMVDFEKCNSFIKDNELKIKPFLAYPFGNYPKKKDQFDIFEKVLQENNIKFGLRIGNRLNKFPFKNNYLIKRIDIKGEDGLFRFKLKLRIGKLKLF; the protein is encoded by the coding sequence ATGTCGAAGCTACCAATCTTAATGTATCATAATGTTACAGATGATGTTTCTAAGTCTATAGATTTAACTATTTCTAAAGAAAAGCTTGAGTCTCATTTCAAGTTTTTACATGAAAAAAAATATAAAACATTTCATTTTGATGAATTAGAAGGGATTACAAAATTACCCAAAAAAAGTGTTGTAATTACTTTTGATGATGTTACCGAAAATCAACTTGTTTATGCTGTTCCTTTACTTGAAAAGTATCAATTAAAAGCTTCTTTTTTTGTTCCTTTCTCATATGTTGGTAACTACGATTATTGGATTGAAGGGAAAGAGAAAATAATGAGTGTTGAGCAATTGAATGGATTAGATAGTAATCTTATTGAGTTAGGATATCATTCTTTTGAGCATAAGAAGTATGCATCAATGTCTGAAGAGGAACTAATGGTTGATTTTGAAAAATGTAATTCTTTTATAAAAGATAATGAACTAAAAATTAAACCTTTTTTAGCATATCCATTTGGTAATTACCCCAAAAAAAAGGATCAATTTGATATTTTTGAAAAAGTGCTCCAAGAAAATAATATAAAGTTTGGTCTTAGAATAGGAAATAGATTAAATAAATTTCCATTTAAAAATAATTATCTAATTAAAAGAATTGATATTAAGGGAGAAGATGGTTTATTTAGATTTAAATTAAAATTAAGAATAGGAAAGCTTAAGTTATTTTGA
- the rsfS gene encoding ribosome silencing factor, producing MTKKEVSNDILLANIIKGIEEVKGNDIDILDLRELDNTVCDYFVICNGNSNTQVNAIVNSIQKVVSKELKDKPWHVEGTDNGEWVLMDYIHIVVHVFQKHIREYYNIESLWGDAKITSIENKY from the coding sequence ATGACGAAAAAAGAAGTAAGCAACGATATTTTATTAGCAAATATCATTAAAGGGATTGAAGAAGTTAAAGGTAACGATATAGATATTCTTGATTTAAGAGAATTGGATAATACGGTTTGTGATTATTTTGTAATTTGTAATGGTAATTCAAATACACAAGTGAACGCAATTGTAAATTCAATTCAAAAAGTAGTTTCAAAAGAACTCAAAGACAAACCTTGGCATGTAGAAGGAACAGATAACGGGGAATGGGTTTTAATGGATTACATTCACATTGTTGTGCATGTGTTTCAAAAACACATCCGTGAATACTACAATATAGAAAGTCTTTGGGGTGACGCAAAAATCACATCTATTGAAAATAAATATTAA
- a CDS encoding DUF4160 domain-containing protein encodes MEKILEKLYQEALQLKKSIQFIDLINEKSNPGEFVIKQLIFKMDLNVKIKMYQEHHGEPHIHVDIGKSIHGASISINNPRILAGSIERKYERKVFEWISKNSDKLLIIWNNIQSGQTIDLSALN; translated from the coding sequence ATGGAAAAAATACTTGAAAAATTATATCAAGAAGCTTTACAATTAAAAAAGTCAATTCAATTTATCGATTTGATTAATGAAAAATCCAATCCTGGAGAATTTGTTATTAAACAGCTCATTTTCAAAATGGATTTAAATGTCAAAATAAAAATGTATCAAGAACATCATGGAGAACCTCATATTCATGTTGATATTGGAAAATCTATACATGGTGCAAGTATTAGTATTAATAACCCTAGAATTTTAGCTGGTTCAATTGAAAGAAAATATGAAAGAAAAGTATTTGAGTGGATCTCTAAAAATAGTGATAAATTATTAATCATTTGGAATAATATCCAATCCGGGCAGACAATTGATTTATCCGCTTTAAATTAA
- a CDS encoding acyl-CoA-binding protein, which yields MSEKDLDTLFKEAFEKASNMEQDSVPQDTMLRLYAYYKQATHGAIGANPNSFNYYTGQDVRDAFKTNAWLQISNVSEEEAKRCYINLVNEILEGKNEK from the coding sequence ATGTCTGAAAAAGATTTAGATACTTTATTTAAGGAAGCTTTTGAGAAAGCTTCTAATATGGAACAAGATTCTGTGCCACAGGATACTATGTTGCGTCTTTATGCTTATTATAAACAAGCAACACATGGTGCAATAGGAGCAAATCCAAATAGTTTCAATTATTACACAGGACAAGACGTTCGTGATGCTTTCAAAACAAATGCATGGCTTCAAATAAGTAATGTGTCTGAAGAAGAAGCAAAGCGTTGTTATATAAATTTAGTAAATGAAATTCTTGAAGGAAAGAATGAAAAATAA
- a CDS encoding phosphatidate cytidylyltransferase — MNENVIRSLSGLVYIFLLVSATLFSRETFLALFGLFLLQTVREFSSLINLPKMPAVIVSGLMYLLFTLFVETTYFLDFGLIIASMFVSIQLLFWLFSDKFEHQDLQSKWVKLIGYITLPFILIAKIPYEQNQFTPSIIIAIFILIWTNDTFAYIVGKSIGKNKLLEKISPKKTIEGFFGGVVFAIIAGVIIAKYYIHSSILVWIITALIVSVFGTIGDLIESKFKRLANVKDSGNIMPGHGGILDRLDSIIFVAPFLFLFYKIITYVS, encoded by the coding sequence ATGAATGAAAATGTTATACGTTCATTATCAGGGTTAGTTTATATTTTTCTACTGGTATCTGCAACGCTTTTTTCCAGAGAGACATTCTTGGCTCTTTTTGGACTTTTCTTATTACAAACGGTTAGAGAGTTCTCTTCTTTAATTAATTTGCCTAAAATGCCAGCGGTTATAGTTTCTGGTTTGATGTATTTACTATTTACTTTATTCGTAGAAACTACTTACTTCTTAGATTTTGGTTTAATTATAGCTTCAATGTTTGTTTCGATTCAGCTTCTTTTTTGGCTTTTTTCAGATAAATTCGAACATCAAGATTTACAATCAAAATGGGTGAAATTGATAGGATATATTACTTTGCCGTTTATACTCATAGCTAAAATTCCTTACGAGCAAAATCAATTTACGCCTTCAATTATAATTGCTATCTTTATACTTATATGGACAAACGATACTTTTGCCTACATAGTAGGTAAATCTATTGGAAAAAATAAATTATTAGAAAAGATTTCACCTAAAAAAACGATCGAAGGATTTTTTGGAGGAGTTGTTTTTGCGATTATAGCAGGAGTTATTATTGCTAAGTATTATATACACTCATCTATTCTTGTCTGGATTATAACTGCATTAATAGTCAGTGTTTTTGGAACCATCGGTGATTTAATTGAATCTAAATTCAAAAGATTGGCAAATGTTAAGGATAGTGGTAATATTATGCCAGGTCATGGAGGTATTTTAGATAGGCTAGATAGTATTATATTTGTAGCTCCATTTTTATTTTTATTTTATAAAATCATAACTTATGTTTCATAA
- a CDS encoding glycosyltransferase family 2 protein, which yields MSISGLVITYNEEKNIGKCIDALFKVCDEIIIVDSYSKDKTVEIAKSKGAIVVLQSFLGDGPQRKVGLPYCKNDWILNLDADEFLDTDAEEFLLKGNYLEGNYDAFSFRVKNFLADKLIDFSGWYPDHKVRFFNKKTASPSEAKVHQKIVTTKEKKVSVHILHYGWDSFNQIIAKKNQYSTWHAQQLFDQGKRVGPFKPIINGLVAFIRCYFFKKGIFNGIDGVTIALIQGFFSHMKYAKLINLQNEEKNLLRF from the coding sequence ATGAGTATAAGTGGATTAGTGATAACTTATAACGAAGAAAAAAACATTGGTAAATGTATTGATGCTTTGTTTAAGGTCTGTGATGAGATTATAATAGTCGATTCGTACAGTAAAGATAAAACTGTAGAGATAGCTAAAAGTAAAGGGGCTATAGTTGTTTTACAATCTTTTCTAGGAGATGGTCCTCAGCGTAAAGTTGGATTGCCATATTGCAAGAATGATTGGATTTTGAATCTTGATGCTGATGAGTTTTTAGACACAGATGCCGAGGAATTTCTTTTAAAAGGGAATTACCTAGAAGGAAATTACGACGCTTTTTCGTTTAGAGTAAAAAACTTTCTAGCAGATAAGCTGATTGATTTTTCAGGATGGTATCCAGACCATAAAGTACGTTTTTTTAATAAAAAGACTGCTTCTCCATCTGAGGCAAAAGTGCATCAGAAAATAGTGACTACTAAAGAGAAAAAAGTATCAGTTCACATATTGCATTATGGTTGGGATTCGTTTAATCAAATTATCGCTAAAAAAAATCAGTATTCAACATGGCATGCACAACAACTTTTTGATCAAGGAAAAAGAGTTGGGCCATTCAAGCCGATTATAAATGGATTGGTAGCATTTATACGTTGTTATTTTTTTAAGAAAGGGATTTTTAATGGTATAGATGGAGTAACAATTGCTTTAATTCAAGGTTTTTTCTCCCATATGAAGTATGCAAAGCTTATAAACTTACAAAATGAAGAAAAGAACTTATTAAGATTTTAA
- a CDS encoding lactate utilization protein, translated as MSIFKKIFGSGHDASNDAGESEYNPFQDLHSQLPVDEQFTHNFKKNGGKFLYCENVAELNEQFENILEENDWFESEAMCLEPRLFKMLEENNIKYQNVVNPKFLFASCENLIAEDGSILFSSNQIKQNKPNQLPDNIVLVATTSQIILSKSDGLREIKKRYTTDYPTNITSIKYFEKVKEEDFLHYGSSPKNLYLLLLEDL; from the coding sequence ATGAGTATATTTAAAAAAATATTTGGTTCAGGACATGATGCTTCAAACGATGCGGGAGAAAGTGAATATAATCCGTTTCAAGATTTACATTCACAATTGCCAGTAGATGAGCAATTCACGCATAATTTCAAGAAAAACGGAGGTAAGTTTTTATATTGTGAAAATGTTGCTGAACTTAATGAACAATTTGAAAATATATTGGAAGAAAATGATTGGTTTGAATCGGAAGCGATGTGTTTAGAGCCAAGATTATTCAAGATGCTAGAGGAAAATAATATTAAATATCAAAATGTTGTTAATCCAAAGTTTTTATTTGCTAGTTGCGAAAATTTAATTGCCGAGGATGGTTCAATACTTTTTTCTTCTAATCAAATAAAGCAAAACAAACCAAATCAATTGCCTGACAATATCGTATTAGTAGCAACTACCAGTCAAATTATTTTAAGTAAAAGTGATGGTTTGAGAGAAATTAAAAAAAGATATACTACAGATTACCCAACAAACATCACAAGTATTAAATATTTTGAAAAGGTTAAAGAAGAAGACTTTTTACACTACGGAAGTTCTCCAAAAAACTTATATTTGTTGCTGCTAGAGGATTTATAG
- the ftsH gene encoding ATP-dependent zinc metalloprotease FtsH, whose protein sequence is MSNETKQNNFKFNPWWIYGIIAAIFVVMWISGQSRWVEPSKTSISKFYEYLDAGDVDKVEVENDKFVTVYLKESALKKEAYKKLPKEDILGNKNLGPHYTFQIGTGDENFSKDLKEAKTNKKITDYDYKTSSDFTDLLINLLPIILLLGFWIFMMRRMSGGGAGGGGGQIFSIGKSKAKLFDEKNDVKTTFKDVAGLEGAKEEIQEIVEFLKNPKKYTDLGGKIPKGALLVGPPGTGKTLLAKAVAGEAKVPFFSLSGSDFVEMFVGVGASRVRDLFKQAKEKSPAIIFIDEIDAVGRARGKNNFSGSNDERENTLNQLLTEMDGFGTDTSVIVLAATNRADVLDKALMRAGRFDRQIYVDLPDIRERKEIFEVHLAPLKKVENLDTDFLAKQTPGFSGADIANVCNEAALIAARNNKTAVDKQDFLDAVDRIVGGLEKKNKIITPEEKKAIAIHEAGHATVSWMLEHAAPLVKVTIVPRGQSLGAAWYLPEERQIVRPDQMLDEMCATMGGRAAEKVIFDKISTGALSDLEKVTKQARAMVTVYGLNDKLGNITYYDSSGQTDYNFSKPYSEETARTIDQEISVIIEAQYQRAIKLLEENKDKLNQLANILIEKEVIFKDDLETIFGKRPFDKVSHEEIV, encoded by the coding sequence ATGTCTAACGAAACAAAGCAAAACAATTTTAAGTTTAATCCTTGGTGGATTTACGGTATCATAGCAGCCATATTTGTTGTTATGTGGATATCTGGGCAATCACGTTGGGTTGAACCTTCAAAAACATCTATTTCTAAATTTTATGAGTATTTAGATGCAGGAGATGTAGATAAGGTCGAGGTAGAAAATGATAAATTTGTTACTGTATATCTTAAGGAATCAGCACTAAAAAAAGAAGCTTACAAAAAACTTCCCAAAGAAGATATTTTAGGAAATAAAAATCTGGGGCCTCATTATACTTTTCAAATAGGAACAGGTGATGAAAACTTTTCTAAAGATTTAAAAGAAGCAAAGACAAACAAAAAAATTACAGATTACGATTATAAAACATCTAGTGATTTTACTGATTTGTTGATCAATCTACTTCCAATAATTTTATTATTAGGTTTCTGGATTTTCATGATGCGTCGCATGTCTGGCGGAGGTGCTGGCGGAGGTGGAGGCCAAATCTTTAGTATAGGGAAATCGAAAGCTAAATTATTTGATGAAAAGAATGATGTAAAGACAACATTTAAAGATGTTGCTGGACTTGAAGGAGCTAAAGAAGAAATTCAGGAAATAGTTGAATTTTTAAAGAATCCTAAAAAATATACTGATTTAGGAGGTAAAATTCCTAAAGGAGCATTATTGGTTGGGCCTCCGGGAACAGGTAAGACATTGCTGGCTAAAGCAGTAGCTGGTGAAGCAAAAGTTCCTTTCTTTTCATTATCTGGTTCAGATTTCGTTGAAATGTTTGTTGGAGTAGGTGCTTCAAGAGTGCGTGATTTGTTTAAACAAGCTAAAGAAAAATCGCCAGCGATTATTTTTATTGATGAAATTGATGCTGTAGGTCGTGCGAGAGGTAAAAACAACTTCTCAGGATCTAACGACGAACGTGAAAACACATTAAATCAGTTGTTAACTGAAATGGATGGTTTTGGTACAGATACTAGTGTGATTGTACTTGCAGCTACAAATAGAGCTGATGTTTTAGACAAAGCTTTAATGCGTGCTGGACGTTTTGACCGTCAAATCTATGTTGATTTACCAGACATTAGAGAACGTAAAGAAATCTTTGAAGTGCATTTAGCGCCACTTAAAAAAGTTGAAAATTTAGATACTGACTTTTTGGCAAAACAAACTCCGGGATTTTCTGGTGCAGATATTGCAAATGTTTGTAACGAAGCTGCCTTGATTGCTGCACGTAATAATAAAACAGCTGTTGACAAACAAGATTTTCTTGATGCAGTTGATAGAATAGTTGGAGGACTTGAAAAGAAAAATAAAATTATTACTCCAGAAGAGAAAAAAGCTATTGCTATTCATGAAGCTGGACATGCAACTGTGAGTTGGATGTTAGAACACGCTGCTCCGCTAGTTAAAGTGACAATTGTTCCTCGTGGTCAAAGTTTAGGGGCTGCATGGTATTTGCCAGAAGAAAGACAAATTGTTCGTCCTGATCAAATGCTTGATGAAATGTGTGCAACCATGGGTGGTCGTGCTGCAGAAAAAGTAATTTTTGATAAAATTTCGACAGGAGCTTTAAGTGATCTTGAGAAAGTTACAAAGCAAGCTCGTGCAATGGTTACCGTTTATGGTTTAAATGATAAATTGGGTAATATTACTTATTATGATTCGTCTGGTCAAACAGATTATAATTTTTCTAAGCCTTATTCAGAAGAAACTGCTCGTACAATAGATCAAGAAATATCTGTAATTATTGAAGCGCAATATCAAAGAGCTATAAAGCTTCTTGAGGAAAATAAAGACAAGCTTAATCAATTAGCAAATATCTTAATTGAAAAAGAAGTAATCTTTAAAGATGATTTAGAAACAATTTTCGGAAAGAGACCTTTTGATAAGGTTTCGCATGAAGAAATTGTTTAA